The following coding sequences lie in one Flagellimonas eckloniae genomic window:
- the menA gene encoding 1,4-dihydroxy-2-naphthoate octaprenyltransferase: MSSIKAWIKAARLRTLPLSLSGIIVGTALARKNDFFEISIFVLALLTTIGFQVTSNFANDYGDGVKGTDNEDRIGPARALQSGLLTKKILKQGILIASIISMLLAIALIYLAFWNGARQYFILFLALGVLCVWAAIRYTMGSQPYGYKGLGDIFVFLFFGLVGVLGSMFLYTKSINLVALFPAITIGLLCVGVLNLNNLRDVVSDKKSGKNTLVVKMGFENGKRYHFLLITIAFSCLIAYTLIEGLALTESFYLIAFVPIFLHLRTVMITKEPIKLDVELKKLALSTFLLSILFHIAVNNFL, encoded by the coding sequence TTGAGTAGCATAAAGGCTTGGATAAAGGCTGCTAGATTACGTACACTTCCGTTATCCCTTTCCGGTATCATTGTAGGCACTGCATTGGCTAGGAAAAATGATTTTTTTGAGATTTCCATTTTTGTTCTGGCACTATTGACCACAATAGGGTTTCAGGTAACTTCTAATTTTGCCAATGATTATGGAGATGGTGTAAAAGGAACGGATAATGAAGATAGGATTGGACCAGCAAGGGCGCTTCAAAGTGGTTTGCTGACCAAAAAAATTCTTAAGCAAGGGATTCTTATTGCTTCAATCATAAGCATGCTATTGGCCATAGCCCTTATCTATTTAGCCTTTTGGAATGGTGCACGTCAATATTTCATTCTATTTCTGGCACTAGGTGTACTATGCGTCTGGGCGGCCATTAGGTATACCATGGGTTCACAACCTTATGGTTATAAAGGTTTGGGAGATATATTTGTATTTCTTTTTTTTGGTCTTGTAGGTGTTTTGGGTAGCATGTTCCTGTATACCAAATCAATAAATTTAGTTGCATTGTTCCCTGCAATCACCATTGGCCTTCTTTGTGTCGGTGTCTTAAACTTGAATAATTTGAGAGACGTTGTTTCGGACAAGAAATCTGGAAAGAACACCCTAGTAGTTAAAATGGGGTTTGAGAATGGAAAACGTTATCATTTTCTTTTAATTACAATTGCGTTTAGCTGTCTTATTGCATATACTTTGATTGAGGGATTGGCGCTTACGGAGTCATTTTATTTAATCGCTTTTGTCCCTATCTTTCTTCACCTCCGTACCGTGATGATAACTAAGGAACCCATAAAATTGGATGTAGAGTTGAAAAAATTGGCATTGAGCACTTTTCTACTTTCAATACTCTTCCACATAGCTGTTAATAATTTTTTGTAA
- a CDS encoding SPOR domain-containing protein, giving the protein MPFIEESDLLDLHKDIDKAQIINERLLDQIKIKNKDVRKIRLQRNILLGLTTIFLVGTLAITSFTAGLSSKKSFENQNNLIVSIDSLDAIKTRIDNLKVQNEELSLVREFYLAKAFLEKDKIYSVQIKSFVDNNLTLASEALTNTLFVKTNPFYAYSLGNFETLDEARSFRKQLVDMGFKDAFVASYQDGKRVKIEDPY; this is encoded by the coding sequence ATGCCTTTTATTGAAGAAAGTGATTTATTAGACCTTCACAAGGATATAGACAAGGCCCAAATCATTAACGAAAGACTTTTAGATCAAATAAAAATTAAGAATAAAGATGTCCGAAAAATACGATTGCAGCGTAACATTCTTTTAGGTCTAACAACCATTTTTTTGGTAGGAACTTTGGCCATTACTTCTTTTACGGCAGGGTTGAGTAGTAAAAAATCCTTTGAGAACCAAAACAATTTGATAGTCTCCATTGACAGTTTGGATGCGATAAAAACCAGAATAGATAATCTAAAAGTTCAAAATGAAGAGCTTAGTTTGGTCCGGGAATTTTATTTGGCCAAAGCATTTTTAGAAAAAGATAAAATATATTCTGTTCAAATAAAATCGTTTGTAGATAACAATTTAACTTTGGCCTCAGAGGCATTGACAAACACCTTATTTGTCAAAACCAATCCTTTTTATGCATATTCTCTAGGCAACTTTGAGACTTTGGATGAAGCTCGGTCTTTTAGAAAACAATTGGTAGATATGGGCTTTAAGGATGCATTTGTTGCATCATACCAAGATGGTAAAAGAGTCAAAATAGAAGATCCGTATTAA
- a CDS encoding S1 RNA-binding domain-containing protein, with translation MIELGNYNVLKVLRSTSVGLFLGDAEGTEVLLPNKYVPNDFEIDGDLKVFCYLDSNERPVATNLEPYVTRNNFAFLEVVEVGSYGAFLDWGLEKHLLVPFREQGVRMEEGKKYIVHCYLDEETFRLTASSRLNRYLSNVDFNIEVNSEVDLLVSRKTPMGWEVIIENKFKGLVFDSDVFKAIAVGDRLKGYIKNIRQDNKIDVSLQQIGAKMLEPTAEMIFEKLKAEGGFLALHDKSSPEEIKELLHLSKKAFKKAIGTLYKERKITIANDGIYLV, from the coding sequence ATGATAGAATTGGGAAATTATAATGTTTTAAAAGTATTGAGAAGCACAAGTGTTGGTCTTTTTTTAGGTGATGCCGAAGGAACGGAAGTTCTTCTGCCCAATAAATATGTTCCCAATGATTTTGAGATTGATGGTGATTTGAAAGTATTTTGCTACTTGGATAGCAACGAACGACCTGTAGCAACTAATCTTGAACCCTATGTTACCAGGAACAACTTTGCATTTTTGGAAGTAGTGGAAGTTGGTTCTTATGGTGCATTTTTAGATTGGGGGTTGGAAAAACATCTTTTGGTGCCTTTTCGTGAACAAGGAGTTAGAATGGAGGAGGGGAAAAAATATATTGTTCATTGTTATTTGGATGAAGAGACTTTTAGGTTGACAGCCTCAAGCCGATTAAATCGTTATTTATCCAATGTAGATTTTAATATTGAAGTAAACAGCGAGGTAGATTTATTGGTAAGCAGAAAAACCCCTATGGGGTGGGAAGTGATCATAGAGAATAAATTTAAAGGCTTGGTATTTGACAGTGATGTTTTCAAAGCCATAGCCGTTGGGGACAGATTGAAAGGGTACATTAAAAATATAAGACAGGATAATAAGATAGATGTTTCATTACAGCAGATAGGGGCAAAAATGTTGGAGCCCACCGCCGAGATGATTTTTGAAAAATTAAAAGCAGAAGGCGGTTTTCTGGCATTGCATGATAAATCTTCCCCTGAAGAAATTAAAGAGCTATTGCATTTGAGCAAAAAAGCTTTTAAAAAGGCAATTGGGACACTCTACAAGGAACGAAAGATTACAATTGCCAATGACGGAATTTATTTAGTGTGA
- a CDS encoding DUF2853 family protein, which translates to MSKRDELIVKYAADIKDKFGETPDMDLLTKVAIGLGPAIYNLDASKVSGSDDKELETVKNNFLIKKLGLSDSSDLMSAINAVIDRYGKSNKNKHRAVIYYMLAKHFGKESIYN; encoded by the coding sequence ATGAGTAAAAGAGATGAATTAATTGTAAAGTATGCGGCCGACATTAAGGACAAGTTTGGTGAGACTCCTGACATGGACCTTTTGACCAAGGTGGCTATTGGGCTTGGACCAGCCATTTATAACTTGGATGCCTCAAAAGTTTCGGGATCGGATGATAAGGAATTAGAGACGGTTAAAAACAATTTTTTAATTAAGAAATTGGGACTTTCTGACAGTTCAGATTTAATGAGTGCTATAAATGCCGTGATAGATAGATACGGTAAGTCCAATAAGAACAAGCATCGTGCAGTGATATACTATATGTTGGCAAAGCATTTTGGAAAAGAATCTATTTACAATTAG
- the menD gene encoding 2-succinyl-5-enolpyruvyl-6-hydroxy-3-cyclohexene-1-carboxylic-acid synthase: protein MMYSDIPSAQTLVLYFKSRGIQNIVISPGSRNAPLTLSFTKNPFFKCFSIVDERCAGFFALGMAQQLQKPVALVCTSGSALLNYYPAVAEAFYSDIPLIVVSADRPNYKIDVGDGQTIRQENVFERHIGFQANVKQDVSHATETMQFFLKDGFAETQEEIQKYNEIEIAAALDQAILECSPVHINIPFEEPLYGQADEVTVRPPEVFNFPLDTAEVDNLERLVSIWNTSKRKMILVGVNAPNTIEASIINSLASDDSILVFTETTSNLHHPNFFPSIDSIIAPIEKSERQEELFQLLQPDLLVTFGGLIVSKKIKAFLRKYQPNTHWHIDTKKAYDTFFCLSEHVKLNPNEFFKSIFNQEAKRYGCNYRTYWDGVKNKYLIKREGYLKQIDFSDFSAFNSILKSIPSKFQVHLANSSTVRYAQLFPMDKSLRVYCNRGTSGIDGSTSTAVGASIHNEPPTLLITGDLSFFYDSNGLWNEYIKSDFRIIIINNSGGGIFRILPGSEETNEFSTFFETNHEHTAEHLAKMHKFDYKKVDSLEKLESSLLNFYDVSENPKVLEIMTPRLLNDKILLGYFDFIS, encoded by the coding sequence ATGATGTATTCAGATATTCCCTCGGCGCAGACTCTCGTTCTTTATTTTAAATCTAGGGGTATTCAAAATATTGTTATTTCCCCTGGTTCCCGAAATGCGCCATTGACACTTAGTTTTACAAAAAACCCCTTTTTTAAATGTTTTAGTATTGTTGATGAAAGATGCGCTGGTTTTTTTGCTTTGGGCATGGCACAACAACTCCAAAAACCGGTTGCGCTGGTGTGTACATCTGGTAGTGCTCTTTTAAATTATTATCCAGCCGTTGCGGAAGCGTTTTATAGTGATATTCCTTTAATTGTAGTTTCAGCAGATAGGCCAAACTATAAGATTGATGTAGGAGACGGGCAGACCATTAGACAAGAAAATGTTTTTGAAAGACATATAGGTTTTCAGGCTAATGTGAAACAAGATGTTTCACATGCCACCGAAACAATGCAGTTTTTTCTTAAAGACGGTTTTGCGGAAACTCAGGAAGAAATTCAGAAGTACAATGAGATAGAAATAGCAGCTGCTTTGGACCAAGCCATCCTTGAGTGTAGCCCTGTTCATATAAACATCCCTTTTGAGGAACCTTTATACGGTCAGGCTGATGAGGTTACGGTAAGGCCTCCAGAAGTGTTCAACTTTCCTCTAGATACTGCGGAGGTGGACAATTTGGAAAGGCTAGTTTCAATTTGGAATACTAGCAAACGCAAGATGATTCTTGTTGGGGTTAACGCTCCCAACACTATTGAAGCAAGTATTATAAACTCACTTGCCAGTGACGATAGTATTCTGGTATTTACTGAGACCACTTCCAATCTGCATCATCCCAATTTTTTTCCAAGCATTGACAGTATTATTGCACCTATTGAGAAATCCGAAAGGCAGGAGGAATTATTTCAATTGCTCCAGCCAGATTTGTTGGTGACCTTTGGTGGATTGATTGTTTCCAAAAAAATCAAAGCCTTTTTAAGGAAGTATCAACCCAATACGCATTGGCACATCGACACAAAAAAAGCTTATGATACTTTTTTCTGTCTTTCTGAACATGTAAAATTGAATCCAAATGAGTTTTTTAAGTCCATTTTTAATCAGGAAGCAAAGAGGTACGGATGCAATTACAGAACGTATTGGGATGGAGTAAAGAATAAATATTTGATAAAGCGGGAAGGATACCTAAAACAGATAGATTTCTCAGATTTCTCTGCCTTCAACTCAATATTAAAATCTATACCAAGTAAATTCCAAGTACACTTGGCAAACAGTTCTACAGTTCGGTACGCTCAACTTTTCCCCATGGATAAATCATTGAGAGTTTATTGCAATAGGGGAACCAGTGGCATAGACGGAAGTACTTCAACTGCGGTAGGAGCATCAATTCATAATGAACCACCAACCTTGTTGATTACCGGGGATTTGAGTTTTTTCTATGACAGTAATGGATTGTGGAACGAGTATATAAAATCTGATTTCAGAATAATTATCATCAATAATTCCGGTGGAGGGATTTTTAGGATTTTACCTGGATCTGAAGAAACTAATGAATTCTCCACTTTTTTTGAAACAAACCACGAGCATACAGCGGAACATTTGGCTAAAATGCACAAGTTTGATTACAAGAAAGTAGATAGTTTAGAGAAACTGGAAAGTAGCTTGCTTAACTTTTACGATGTTTCTGAAAACCCTAAAGTTTTAGAAATTATGACCCCTCGTCTACTAAACGACAAAATTTTGCTCGGTTACTTTGATTTTATATCTTAG
- a CDS encoding chorismate-binding protein, with translation MEQNLPFCLYRKPTETLVNGVFQSNSELNHTVTFTEKGFVFAPFDLNNDAVLIAPDKIVVASFEVEEVVNSSKDFINDSGRSSHIELVEKGINAIKKGALKKVVLSRKIEILLSKKPLEVFQSLLGKYPNAFCYLFFHPKLGMWCGATPETLVHIEGEKLRTMSLAATVPVNDSTKPEWGSKEVEEQKMVTNYIKQKLHSSMKELQVEDPVSIKAGKLWHLKSEIKGSITPKTTIKEIIETLHPTPAVCGIPTQEAKTFIQKNENYQRTFYTGFLGELNLSKEKQAALFVNLRCMELKNGKASVFVGGGITEASIPENEWTETQNKSKTMLSIT, from the coding sequence TTGGAACAAAATCTACCATTTTGTTTGTACCGAAAGCCTACTGAAACTTTGGTAAATGGTGTTTTTCAATCTAATAGCGAACTTAATCATACGGTTACCTTTACTGAAAAAGGATTTGTTTTTGCTCCTTTTGATTTAAATAATGATGCTGTTCTTATAGCTCCGGATAAAATTGTTGTTGCTTCTTTTGAGGTTGAAGAAGTTGTAAATTCCAGTAAAGATTTTATAAATGATTCAGGAAGGAGTTCTCATATTGAACTGGTTGAAAAAGGAATAAACGCGATTAAGAAGGGAGCACTCAAAAAAGTAGTGCTTTCACGGAAAATAGAAATACTACTTTCAAAAAAGCCCTTAGAGGTTTTTCAATCCCTATTGGGAAAGTACCCAAATGCCTTTTGTTATTTATTTTTTCATCCAAAATTGGGGATGTGGTGTGGTGCTACCCCAGAAACTTTGGTACATATAGAGGGAGAAAAATTGCGAACAATGTCCCTGGCAGCAACAGTACCTGTAAACGATTCAACCAAACCAGAGTGGGGTAGTAAGGAAGTTGAGGAACAGAAGATGGTAACCAATTATATTAAGCAGAAGCTACATTCTAGCATGAAAGAGCTGCAAGTTGAAGATCCGGTATCAATAAAAGCAGGGAAACTTTGGCATTTAAAATCTGAGATTAAAGGAAGCATAACACCCAAAACGACCATTAAAGAAATTATAGAAACTTTGCATCCAACCCCTGCCGTATGCGGTATACCAACCCAAGAAGCCAAGACCTTCATTCAGAAAAATGAAAACTACCAACGTACTTTTTATACTGGTTTTTTGGGAGAATTAAATCTTTCAAAAGAAAAACAGGCCGCGTTATTCGTAAACTTACGGTGTATGGAACTAAAAAATGGAAAAGCTTCCGTTTTTGTAGGTGGAGGAATAACAGAAGCATCAATTCCTGAGAATGAATGGACTGAAACCCAGAACAAGAGCAAAACCATGTTGAGCATTACATAA
- a CDS encoding PaaI family thioesterase, translating into MNEHKEKILSICNGICKDTLMETLDITYIDVGENFLVARMPVTSKVHQPDGVLHGGASVALAESVGSAASYVFLDGQKFYVRGIEIAANHVKSIRDGHVYAKATIIHHGRTTQLWEIKITNEAGDLISNCKLTTIALPKE; encoded by the coding sequence ATGAACGAGCATAAAGAAAAAATTCTATCCATCTGCAATGGTATATGCAAGGATACTTTGATGGAAACTTTGGATATTACCTATATAGATGTTGGAGAAAATTTTTTGGTGGCCAGAATGCCCGTTACCTCAAAAGTCCATCAACCTGATGGTGTTTTGCATGGAGGAGCCTCAGTTGCTTTGGCAGAGAGTGTAGGCAGCGCAGCTTCCTACGTTTTTTTGGATGGACAGAAATTTTATGTAAGAGGTATTGAAATTGCCGCAAATCACGTGAAATCAATTCGTGATGGGCATGTTTATGCCAAGGCTACCATAATCCATCATGGAAGAACTACCCAACTTTGGGAAATAAAAATCACGAATGAAGCTGGAGATTTAATTTCCAACTGTAAACTGACTACCATTGCCTTACCAAAAGAATAA
- a CDS encoding esterase — MEKTISYTTKNTYVTLNTITQKTKNVWFVFHGIGYLSKYFIKHFESLNSEENYIVAPQAPSKYYLKDEYKYVGASWLTKENTSTEIDNVITYVDTVFETEKIPAHLNLILFGFSQGVSVVARWVAQRKIHCKKLILYAGGIPNELTEKDFEHLDFNTTEVKVIYGESDEYLNTVRLKSEKVKVDSLFKGNAEIEMFSGGHEIKPEIIKSLI, encoded by the coding sequence ATGGAAAAGACGATATCCTACACTACAAAGAATACCTATGTTACCTTAAATACAATTACACAAAAAACCAAAAACGTTTGGTTTGTATTTCACGGGATAGGTTATTTGAGTAAATACTTTATAAAACATTTTGAAAGTCTGAATTCCGAGGAAAACTATATTGTGGCACCACAGGCTCCCTCAAAGTATTATTTAAAAGATGAGTATAAATATGTTGGTGCTAGCTGGTTGACCAAGGAAAATACTTCAACAGAAATAGACAATGTCATTACTTATGTTGATACCGTTTTTGAGACCGAAAAAATACCAGCTCATCTAAATCTTATCCTTTTTGGATTCTCGCAAGGTGTCTCAGTTGTTGCCAGATGGGTAGCCCAAAGAAAAATACACTGTAAAAAATTGATTCTTTATGCAGGAGGTATTCCTAATGAGTTAACTGAAAAAGATTTTGAACATTTGGATTTCAACACAACAGAAGTCAAGGTTATTTATGGCGAATCTGATGAGTATTTAAATACAGTGCGTTTAAAATCAGAAAAGGTCAAAGTGGATTCTTTATTTAAAGGAAATGCAGAAATAGAAATGTTTAGTGGCGGCCATGAAATAAAGCCAGAAATAATTAAAAGCCTCATTTAA
- a CDS encoding NAD(P)/FAD-dependent oxidoreductase, translated as MGKNKNVIVVGGGIVGLSTAYFLQKEGHQVTVLDKSNMDSGASYVNAGYITPSHIIPLASPGMITKGIKYMFNSSSPFYMKPRLDKDFIKWAWYFKKSSTKHKVERAMPIIRDINLLSRELYEGIKASGNLGNFHLERKGLLMVYQTEKARDHELEVAQKADDLGLEVSNLDSNGLQKIEPNIKLNAKGAIYYECDGHTTPTQFMNRMIDYLSENGVVIQKNEEVLDVVFNGDQLNEVKTSKNSYKVDEVVLAAGSWTTGLSKKLNIDLPLQAGKGYRINVGTPTNISMPAILMEAKMAVTPMEGYTRFAGTMEFSGINNIIRKERVEAIAKGAERYYKGLKISEEDKSQAQCGLRPVTPDGLPYIGKSKQYKNLTFATGHAMMGWSLGPATGKLVSELISERNLSMDITPFDPQRKF; from the coding sequence ATGGGGAAAAATAAAAATGTAATAGTTGTTGGAGGAGGTATTGTAGGCCTTTCCACCGCTTATTTTTTACAAAAAGAAGGGCATCAGGTAACAGTATTGGACAAGTCAAATATGGATTCTGGTGCTTCTTATGTAAATGCTGGGTATATAACACCAAGCCATATAATTCCCTTGGCCTCACCGGGAATGATTACAAAAGGAATCAAATATATGTTCAATTCTTCCAGTCCATTTTATATGAAACCACGTTTGGACAAGGATTTTATAAAATGGGCCTGGTACTTCAAAAAATCTTCAACAAAACATAAGGTCGAACGTGCAATGCCCATCATTCGGGACATAAATCTTTTGAGTAGGGAACTGTACGAAGGAATAAAGGCATCTGGAAATTTAGGTAACTTTCATTTGGAACGCAAGGGATTATTGATGGTATATCAAACCGAAAAAGCAAGAGATCATGAACTTGAAGTTGCACAAAAGGCAGATGATCTAGGCTTGGAAGTAAGCAATTTAGATAGTAACGGATTACAAAAAATAGAACCCAATATTAAACTCAACGCCAAAGGTGCTATTTATTATGAATGTGATGGACATACAACCCCAACACAATTTATGAACCGGATGATAGACTATTTATCGGAAAATGGAGTTGTCATTCAAAAAAATGAAGAAGTATTGGACGTTGTTTTCAATGGTGACCAGCTAAACGAAGTAAAAACAAGTAAGAATAGTTACAAAGTTGATGAAGTGGTTTTAGCTGCAGGTTCATGGACCACAGGCCTTTCAAAAAAGCTAAATATTGATTTGCCATTGCAGGCTGGAAAGGGTTATAGAATTAATGTAGGGACACCCACAAATATTTCCATGCCAGCAATTTTAATGGAAGCAAAGATGGCTGTAACCCCTATGGAAGGCTATACACGTTTTGCAGGAACAATGGAGTTTTCCGGAATCAACAATATTATTCGAAAAGAAAGGGTAGAAGCCATTGCAAAAGGTGCTGAACGTTATTACAAGGGGCTAAAAATTTCTGAAGAAGACAAAAGTCAGGCGCAATGTGGGTTAAGACCTGTTACTCCGGATGGCTTACCTTACATTGGGAAATCGAAACAATATAAAAACCTAACCTTTGCAACAGGTCATGCAATGATGGGCTGGAGTTTGGGGCCAGCCACAGGGAAATTGGTCTCAGAACTGATCTCTGAAAGGAACCTCTCCATGGATATAACACCCTTTGATCCGCAACGTAAGTTTTAG
- a CDS encoding 4-hydroxyproline epimerase, whose amino-acid sequence MGVHTFKCIDAHTCGNPVRLVMEGGPKLQGNTIEEKRQHFIKEFDWIRTGLMFEPRGHDMMSGSILYPPANPDNDIAVLFIETSGCLPMCGHGTIGTITIALEEGLLEPKIHGKIKLETPAGLVEIDYHKPAAKVEWVKLTNIKSYLAGENLTVNSSVLGELVFDVAFGGNFYAIIDPQKNFSGIQDFTASQLIGFSQEIRKKINEAYPTDFIHPENSSINQVSHILWTGNPIDKNSSGRNAVFYGDKAIDRSPCGTGTSARMAQLYSKGHLKLGDEYIHESYIGSKFVGKVEQETMIGNTKAIIPSIKGWAKIYGRNTITIDTDDDPYAYGFQVI is encoded by the coding sequence ATGGGTGTACACACTTTTAAATGCATTGATGCACATACCTGCGGAAACCCAGTTCGCTTGGTGATGGAAGGTGGTCCAAAACTTCAAGGGAACACCATAGAAGAAAAAAGACAGCATTTTATTAAGGAATTCGATTGGATAAGAACAGGATTGATGTTTGAACCTAGAGGTCATGACATGATGAGTGGGAGTATTTTATATCCACCCGCCAATCCAGATAACGATATAGCGGTCCTTTTTATTGAAACAAGTGGTTGCTTGCCGATGTGTGGTCATGGAACAATTGGAACAATAACCATAGCACTGGAAGAGGGATTGTTGGAACCCAAAATACATGGAAAGATAAAGTTGGAAACCCCAGCAGGTTTGGTTGAAATTGATTATCACAAACCAGCTGCAAAGGTTGAATGGGTTAAACTTACCAATATTAAAAGCTATCTGGCTGGTGAAAATCTTACCGTCAACTCTTCTGTACTTGGTGAATTAGTCTTTGATGTAGCGTTTGGTGGAAATTTTTATGCCATTATTGATCCGCAAAAAAACTTCTCTGGAATACAGGATTTTACAGCCAGTCAGTTGATTGGTTTTTCACAAGAAATCAGGAAGAAAATAAATGAGGCGTATCCAACAGATTTTATTCATCCTGAAAACTCTAGCATAAATCAAGTATCTCATATTTTATGGACCGGTAATCCAATCGATAAAAATTCATCGGGTAGAAATGCTGTTTTTTATGGTGATAAAGCAATAGACAGATCACCTTGTGGTACCGGAACCTCGGCGCGAATGGCGCAGTTGTACTCAAAAGGGCATTTAAAATTAGGAGACGAATATATTCACGAAAGCTATATAGGTTCTAAATTTGTAGGAAAGGTGGAACAAGAAACAATGATTGGCAATACCAAGGCAATTATACCAAGTATTAAAGGGTGGGCCAAGATTTATGGAAGGAATACAATTACAATAGATACTGATGATGACCCATATGCTTATGGGTTTCAAGTAATTTAA
- a CDS encoding dihydrodipicolinate synthase family protein codes for MKWSGVMPAVTTKFTQKDDLDLEMFSINIKAQVDAGVHAIILGGTLGEASTLDDDEKKILIEHTVNLVEGRIPVVINIAEQTTKNSIKSAENAEKYGATGIMMLPPMRYKSTDNETLAYFKAVAKSTSLPIMIYNNPVDYKIEVTLEMFEELLKCENIKAVKDSTRDITNITRIRNRFGNRLKVLCGVDTLAMESLLMGADGWVAGLVCAFPKETVAIFELIRSGRVEEALEIYRWFMPLLELDISPQLVQNIKLAEVATGIGTENVRLPRLPLQGKERDRVLSIIENGMKTRPKLPML; via the coding sequence ATGAAATGGAGTGGAGTTATGCCAGCTGTTACAACCAAGTTTACCCAAAAAGATGATTTGGATTTAGAAATGTTCAGCATAAATATCAAGGCACAGGTAGATGCCGGTGTACATGCAATTATTCTTGGCGGTACTTTGGGAGAGGCAAGTACGTTGGATGATGATGAGAAAAAGATTTTAATTGAGCATACAGTTAATCTGGTTGAAGGTAGGATACCGGTTGTTATCAATATAGCCGAGCAAACCACCAAGAATTCCATAAAATCTGCAGAAAATGCAGAGAAATATGGTGCTACGGGAATTATGATGCTTCCCCCAATGCGTTATAAATCTACAGATAATGAAACCCTGGCCTATTTTAAAGCCGTTGCAAAAAGTACTTCCCTACCTATAATGATTTATAATAATCCGGTCGATTATAAAATTGAAGTGACCTTGGAAATGTTCGAGGAACTTTTGAAATGCGAAAATATTAAAGCTGTAAAAGACTCTACCCGAGATATTACAAACATAACCCGAATTAGAAATAGATTTGGAAATCGGTTGAAAGTTCTGTGTGGGGTAGATACTCTTGCCATGGAAAGCTTACTAATGGGGGCCGATGGTTGGGTTGCCGGTTTGGTCTGTGCATTTCCAAAGGAAACAGTTGCCATTTTTGAGCTGATTAGAAGCGGAAGGGTAGAAGAAGCGCTTGAAATTTATCGTTGGTTTATGCCTTTACTGGAATTGGATATTAGCCCACAATTGGTTCAAAATATAAAATTGGCCGAAGTTGCGACCGGGATTGGAACTGAAAATGTTCGCTTACCACGATTACCTCTGCAAGGAAAGGAACGGGATAGGGTGCTTTCAATCATTGAAAATGGTATGAAAACAAGACCAAAACTCCCTATGCTATAA